From Patescibacteria group bacterium, a single genomic window includes:
- a CDS encoding MFS transporter: protein MKMPRNVVAMGLVSLFNDISSEMIYPIIPIFLKTILGAPVAIIGLIEGVAESTASLFKLFSGWISDKLKKRKIFVTIGYSLSGIAKVLIGLAQSWPFVLFARFIDRFGKGTRVAARDALILESVEPQQRGRAFGLHRSMDSMGAVIGPILALILVDIYSENYRNVFFLAAIPSVIGVLLLILLVKEKKREAVLPAQVPAVLKFKWSDFSPSFKYFLLIMLIFSIGNSSDAFLILRAQNLGLDVTLTVGAYVLYNIAYTIFSYPAGVITDKIGPKKVLAVGLWLFAIVYLLFGFIQSPVFIWILFPLYGIYIGLTDGISRAYMSTMVPTEKSGTAFGAQQMVVGICVLFASIIAGLLWTKVSPSAPFYFGGIMAAIAAVMFTFSTAPKLTNSSSSG from the coding sequence ATGAAGATGCCAAGAAACGTGGTGGCCATGGGTTTGGTGAGTTTATTTAACGACATTTCTTCGGAAATGATTTATCCGATCATACCGATTTTTTTGAAAACCATTTTGGGCGCGCCGGTGGCGATTATCGGTTTGATTGAAGGGGTGGCCGAGTCCACCGCCAGTTTGTTTAAATTATTTTCCGGCTGGATTTCAGATAAACTGAAGAAGAGAAAAATTTTTGTCACCATTGGTTATTCTTTATCGGGAATCGCCAAAGTTTTAATCGGTTTGGCCCAGAGCTGGCCGTTTGTTTTATTTGCCCGGTTTATTGATCGTTTCGGCAAAGGCACACGCGTAGCCGCGCGCGACGCTTTGATTTTGGAAAGTGTGGAGCCACAGCAACGCGGGCGGGCATTCGGTTTGCACCGCTCCATGGACAGTATGGGCGCGGTGATCGGCCCGATTCTGGCTTTGATTTTGGTGGACATCTATTCTGAAAATTACCGCAATGTATTTTTCTTGGCTGCCATTCCTTCGGTTATCGGTGTGTTATTGTTGATTTTGTTGGTTAAAGAAAAAAAGAGAGAAGCTGTGTTGCCGGCGCAGGTGCCGGCAGTTTTAAAATTTAAGTGGTCTGATTTCAGTCCGTCTTTTAAATATTTTTTACTGATCATGCTGATTTTTTCCATTGGCAACAGTTCGGACGCGTTTTTGATTTTAAGGGCGCAGAATTTGGGCTTGGATGTAACGCTCACGGTGGGGGCTTATGTTTTGTATAATATTGCTTACACTATTTTCTCATACCCGGCCGGAGTGATTACCGACAAAATCGGCCCGAAAAAAGTTTTAGCAGTCGGGCTTTGGCTGTTTGCGATTGTTTATCTGTTGTTTGGGTTTATTCAGAGCCCGGTATTTATTTGGATTTTATTTCCTCTTTATGGAATTTACATAGGCCTGACCGACGGAATAAGCCGCGCTTATATGTCAACGATGGTACCGACGGAAAAATCCGGTACGGCTTTTGGCGCCCAGCAGATGGTCGTTGGAATTTGTGTGTTATTTGCTTCAATCATCGCCGGACTTTTGTGGACAAAAGTTAGCCCGAGCGCGCCGTTTTATTTTGGCGGGATTATGGCGGCTATAGCGGCGGTGATGTTTACCTTTTCCACAGCCCCAAAATTGACAAACTCTTCTTCTAGTGGTTAA
- a CDS encoding SHOCT domain-containing protein, which yields MMYPYYYNGWGMNFGSGGIIMMILIVIFWVVIVWAIVSLVRRAGMRGGYYGRFHEPEGNSALKILDERYAKGEINKEEYEQKKKDLQQK from the coding sequence ATGATGTATCCATACTATTACAATGGTTGGGGAATGAATTTTGGATCAGGAGGCATAATTATGATGATTCTTATAGTTATTTTTTGGGTCGTGATTGTTTGGGCGATTGTGTCGCTGGTGCGCAGAGCCGGAATGCGAGGCGGATATTATGGCCGGTTTCATGAGCCGGAAGGAAACAGCGCTCTCAAGATTTTGGACGAGAGATACGCAAAGGGTGAAATCAATAAAGAAGAATACGAACAAAAAAAGAAAGACCTGCAGCAAAAATAA
- the gatC gene encoding Asp-tRNA(Asn)/Glu-tRNA(Gln) amidotransferase subunit GatC, with amino-acid sequence MSISIEEVKKIATLARLNLTAEEEKRHAETISAVLDYMKILNEVNTKGVEQTSQVTGLEDVVREDVPRDSEIKKDLIGQMPEVRENELVVPAVFAEEEN; translated from the coding sequence ATGTCCATCTCGATAGAAGAGGTAAAGAAGATTGCCACTTTGGCGCGGTTAAATTTAACAGCCGAAGAGGAAAAGCGCCACGCGGAAACAATTTCCGCGGTTTTGGATTATATGAAAATTTTAAATGAGGTTAATACCAAAGGCGTGGAACAAACTTCGCAGGTGACGGGTTTGGAAGATGTGGTGCGCGAGGATGTGCCAAGAGATAGTGAAATTAAAAAGGACTTAATCGGGCAGATGCCGGAGGTGCGGGAAAATGAACTAGTAGTGCCCGCCGTTTTTGCTGAAGAGGAAAATTAA
- a CDS encoding M48 family metallopeptidase, which translates to MAMQLLPRRIRPEHIILLVTAAGRRLFWFKTKTKRLLPKKEFIRQRGRAYDLVLEKLKNFNEIYKFKYRKISIRNQKTRWGSCSKKGNLNFNYKVVYLPNHLADYLVVHELCHLGEMNHSKRFWALVAKTFPDYRTMRRELKNIKV; encoded by the coding sequence ATGGCTATGCAATTGCTACCGCGCCGAATAAGGCCGGAACATATTATATTACTTGTAACGGCGGCGGGTCGGCGTCTATTTTGGTTCAAAACTAAAACCAAGCGTCTTCTGCCAAAAAAAGAATTCATACGCCAGCGCGGCCGGGCGTATGATTTAGTTTTGGAGAAATTAAAAAATTTTAACGAGATTTATAAGTTTAAATACAGAAAGATCAGCATTCGCAATCAAAAAACCAGATGGGGGAGCTGTTCCAAAAAAGGAAATTTGAATTTTAATTATAAGGTGGTATATTTACCTAATCACTTGGCTGACTACCTGGTGGTACATGAATTGTGTCATTTGGGTGAGATGAACCATTCAAAAAGATTTTGGGCCTTGGTGGCAAAAACTTTTCCGGATTACAGAACCATGCGAAGAGAATTAAAGAACATTAAAGTTTAG
- the gatA gene encoding Asp-tRNA(Asn)/Glu-tRNA(Gln) amidotransferase subunit GatA, whose product MNLNELTIKEAAEGLKKGDFTSVELTEACLKKISKRNKEINAFITINEEGALEDAEVADGLIAEGEATVLTGIPFSVKDAICTAGVRSTGSAKILDNYIPPYDATVIKKIRAQGGVLIGKTNCDAFGHGASNENSMYGPVKNPHDLTKVAGGSSGGSAASVADHMCIYSIAEDTGGSIRQPASFCGVDGLRPSYGRNSRYGIMPMGSSLDTVGPITKTVYDTALVMELIAGNDPLDATTVTDKVPKYTKTIEKDLKGMKIGIPKEYFEAEGLDDEVKAITFKQIEKLKKLGCKIVDVSLPYTKYSIAVYYIIVPSEDSSNLGRLDGVRYGVRKPNKNLYDLYARSREQGFPEEVKRRILIGTYALSAGYYDAYYKKAQTVRTLIKKDFDEVFTKVDALITPTSPFAAFGIGEKINDPLALYMADVMVSPAAVAGMPALNVFAEKNSAGLPVGVQITGPRLKEEIVLNIGNKLEQ is encoded by the coding sequence ATGAACTTAAACGAACTGACAATTAAAGAAGCGGCCGAGGGCTTGAAAAAAGGCGATTTTACTTCAGTTGAACTCACCGAGGCCTGCTTAAAAAAAATTTCAAAAAGAAATAAAGAGATAAATGCCTTTATCACTATAAACGAAGAAGGCGCTTTGGAAGATGCCGAAGTGGCCGATGGTTTGATTGCTGAAGGTGAGGCCACGGTTTTAACCGGCATTCCATTTTCTGTAAAAGACGCGATTTGCACGGCCGGCGTGCGTTCAACCGGCTCGGCCAAAATTTTGGATAATTATATTCCGCCTTACGATGCCACGGTGATAAAAAAAATCCGGGCGCAGGGCGGGGTCTTAATCGGCAAAACAAATTGTGACGCCTTCGGCCACGGCGCCAGCAATGAAAACAGCATGTATGGTCCGGTAAAAAATCCGCACGATTTAACCAAAGTGGCCGGCGGTTCATCGGGCGGGTCGGCGGCCAGCGTGGCTGATCACATGTGTATTTATTCCATTGCCGAAGATACCGGCGGTTCAATTCGCCAGCCCGCCAGTTTTTGCGGAGTTGACGGTCTGCGTCCAAGTTATGGTCGCAATTCCCGATACGGAATTATGCCGATGGGTTCTTCTTTGGATACAGTCGGTCCGATTACGAAAACCGTTTACGACACGGCTTTGGTTATGGAACTAATCGCCGGCAATGATCCGCTTGACGCCACGACCGTGACGGACAAAGTCCCAAAATATACAAAAACTATTGAAAAAGATTTGAAAGGCATGAAAATCGGCATTCCCAAAGAATATTTTGAGGCCGAGGGTTTGGATGATGAAGTCAAAGCCATCACTTTTAAACAAATTGAAAAATTAAAAAAGTTGGGCTGTAAAATTGTTGATGTCAGTTTGCCCTACACCAAATATTCAATCGCGGTTTACTATATTATTGTTCCCAGCGAAGACAGTTCAAATTTGGGACGCTTAGATGGTGTTCGTTACGGCGTGCGCAAACCAAATAAAAATTTATATGATTTATATGCCCGTTCGCGCGAGCAAGGTTTCCCGGAAGAGGTAAAGCGCCGAATTTTAATTGGCACCTACGCGCTTTCGGCCGGCTATTATGACGCATATTACAAAAAAGCGCAGACCGTTCGAACTTTGATTAAAAAGGACTTTGACGAGGTGTTTACAAAAGTTGACGCACTGATTACACCAACTTCGCCGTTTGCGGCTTTTGGCATTGGTGAAAAAATTAACGATCCGCTCGCTCTGTATATGGCTGACGTAATGGTTTCTCCGGCCGCCGTGGCGGGTATGCCGGCTTTAAACGTTTTTGCGGAAAAAAATTCTGCCGGTCTGCCGGTCGGGGTGCAAATTACCGGCCCGCGTCTGAAAGAGGAAATCGTTTTAAATATTGGCAACAAACTTGAACAATAA
- a CDS encoding peptidase U32 family protein translates to MQKPELMCPIRDWASLEACKDYADAVYFGVSDLNLRAKASAIKLSKLGKFTHKCHEYKIKAYLTLNAVIYNDDIDKAEAIIRRAKAAKVDALIIWDPAVIEMARKYKINFFISTQANVSNWQTAEFYRKLGAKRVVLAREMSLADIKKLRKRTKIQIEAFVHGAMCMAISGRCVLSSYLYGKSANCGYCAQPCRKEWILSDPEGNQISTEGKYFLSAKDLCMIEYVPELIKAGIDSFKIEGRRRDPKYIEVTSRCYRQAIDAALTHTWTKAKASAWKKELAKVYNRGFSTGFYFSQPGREGIGYEKADNVSHVKRVLAGEVVRYYPKISVAEIKLNHGPIKNDDTILVEGQHTYFEHKVCSMEIASKKISKGEKGQSVAIAIPQKVKVGDKVFILK, encoded by the coding sequence ATGCAAAAACCCGAGTTAATGTGCCCTATCAGGGATTGGGCAAGTTTAGAGGCCTGTAAAGATTATGCCGACGCCGTTTATTTTGGCGTGTCTGATTTGAATTTGCGCGCCAAGGCCTCGGCGATTAAGTTAAGTAAATTGGGTAAATTCACGCACAAATGTCATGAGTATAAAATCAAGGCGTATCTGACTTTGAATGCGGTTATATATAATGATGACATCGATAAGGCAGAGGCGATTATCAGGCGCGCCAAAGCCGCCAAGGTTGACGCGCTCATTATCTGGGATCCGGCCGTAATTGAAATGGCGCGCAAATATAAAATTAATTTTTTTATTTCCACGCAAGCCAATGTTTCCAATTGGCAGACCGCTGAATTTTACAGAAAACTCGGCGCCAAACGGGTGGTTTTGGCGCGGGAGATGTCTTTGGCGGACATAAAAAAATTACGCAAAAGAACTAAAATTCAAATTGAGGCGTTTGTCCACGGGGCGATGTGTATGGCTATTTCCGGCCGCTGTGTGCTTTCAAGTTATTTATACGGCAAGTCCGCTAACTGCGGATACTGCGCCCAGCCCTGCCGGAAAGAATGGATCTTGTCTGATCCGGAAGGCAACCAAATTTCCACTGAAGGCAAGTATTTTTTAAGCGCCAAAGATTTGTGCATGATTGAGTATGTGCCGGAACTGATCAAAGCGGGGATTGATTCGTTTAAGATAGAAGGCCGGCGCCGAGATCCGAAATATATTGAAGTGACCTCAAGATGTTATCGCCAGGCAATAGATGCCGCGTTAACTCACACTTGGACCAAAGCCAAAGCAAGCGCCTGGAAGAAAGAATTGGCCAAGGTCTATAATCGCGGATTTTCAACCGGATTTTATTTCAGCCAACCCGGTCGGGAGGGAATCGGTTATGAGAAAGCCGACAATGTTTCGCATGTAAAAAGAGTTTTAGCCGGCGAGGTCGTTAGGTATTATCCCAAAATCAGTGTGGCGGAAATTAAACTTAATCACGGTCCGATAAAAAATGACGACACGATTTTAGTTGAAGGCCAGCATACTTATTTTGAACACAAAGTTTGTTCAATGGAAATTGCCAGTAAAAAAATCAGCAAAGGCGAAAAGGGGCAAAGCGTGGCCATTGCAATTCCGCAGAAAGTTAAAGTTGGCGACAAGGTCTTTATTCTCAAGTAG
- a CDS encoding TIGR00730 family Rossman fold protein, giving the protein MPKATKEKNAVPALLAPPIATAGEVVNYRDSWRIFKVMTEFVEGYQFLAGFSKEVTILGSARIPSNNKYYKIAEELGKLLGKNGFTTITGGGPGIMEAANKGAFEAGGESVGLNIQLPLEQRVNPYVKKSIALYYFFTRKVMLTSPANAFVFFPGGFGTFDEFFEVVDSMEMGHMEKVPVVLVGREFWQPVVDFLRNKSSKEIHAINEADLDKWHIVGTAEEAFEIIKTSSDRSNFCKVGDDSPLCQGGLDWRIFRIMAELVDGFEFLTKISRDVTILGTKSILPGTTYYNAAYEMGKLLAQHQYLTLTGGGPGIMEAANKGAFEKNGESIGITMRVEGKERINSYLSKSISFFFPFVRKLIITAPSEAFVFFPGGFGTMHQLFEMLTLQETKKIAPIPTLLYGQEFWQPLLDIIHNLHQEYKTISQLDEDYLRLINRPDEILPYLKK; this is encoded by the coding sequence ATGCCCAAAGCTACCAAAGAAAAAAACGCGGTTCCGGCGCTTCTGGCCCCTCCTATTGCCACTGCCGGTGAAGTGGTCAACTACCGCGACAGCTGGAGAATTTTTAAAGTCATGACCGAGTTTGTGGAAGGTTATCAATTTTTGGCCGGCTTTTCCAAAGAGGTTACCATTTTGGGTTCGGCCCGCATCCCGAGCAATAATAAATATTACAAAATTGCGGAAGAGCTGGGAAAGTTGTTGGGCAAGAACGGATTTACCACCATTACCGGCGGCGGTCCGGGCATCATGGAAGCGGCCAACAAAGGTGCGTTTGAAGCCGGCGGCGAATCAGTCGGCTTAAATATCCAACTGCCGCTGGAACAGCGGGTTAACCCTTACGTAAAAAAATCAATCGCTCTTTATTATTTCTTCACCCGCAAGGTGATGCTGACGTCGCCGGCCAATGCTTTCGTGTTTTTTCCGGGCGGATTCGGCACGTTTGATGAATTTTTTGAAGTGGTTGATTCTATGGAAATGGGGCATATGGAAAAAGTGCCCGTGGTTTTAGTCGGCCGCGAGTTTTGGCAGCCGGTGGTTGATTTTTTGCGGAATAAATCCTCCAAAGAAATACACGCCATAAACGAAGCTGATCTGGATAAGTGGCATATTGTTGGCACTGCCGAAGAGGCCTTTGAAATAATTAAAACATCTTCTGATCGCTCCAATTTTTGTAAAGTGGGGGATGATAGCCCCTTGTGCCAGGGCGGACTTGATTGGCGGATTTTCAGGATTATGGCCGAACTGGTTGACGGTTTTGAATTTTTGACAAAAATTTCCCGCGACGTAACTATTTTGGGAACGAAAAGCATTTTGCCGGGTACGACCTATTACAACGCGGCCTATGAGATGGGAAAACTTTTAGCACAGCATCAGTACTTAACTTTGACCGGCGGCGGTCCGGGCATCATGGAAGCGGCTAACAAGGGCGCATTTGAAAAAAACGGAGAGAGCATCGGCATCACCATGCGCGTGGAAGGAAAAGAACGAATAAATAGTTATTTGTCCAAATCAATCAGTTTTTTCTTTCCGTTTGTGAGAAAATTAATTATCACCGCGCCCTCCGAGGCGTTTGTGTTTTTTCCGGGCGGATTCGGCACAATGCATCAATTGTTTGAAATGCTCACTTTGCAGGAAACCAAAAAAATTGCGCCGATACCAACCTTGTTATATGGCCAGGAATTTTGGCAGCCGCTTTTGGATATTATTCATAATTTGCATCAGGAGTATAAAACCATTTCCCAATTGGATGAAGATTATTTGCGATTGATAAATCGGCCGGACGAAATTTTGCCATACTTAAAAAAGTAG
- a CDS encoding bifunctional DedA family/phosphatase PAP2 family protein, giving the protein MSIANLLQIVSQLGHWGYWIIFLSALLETIPLVGVFLPGYTVVIAGGFFANIGLLNIFMVMAVASLGAIAGDLAGYAIGRRYGYNFVKKYGKYFFFKEEYLERTKKLVETHTGKTLIIGRFNLITRSFAPFAAGLSDIPLAKFLFFNLIGGISWAVSSVLIGYIFGASYAVASKYIGRIVFWGIVAGLFMIYGYHFINKRRHIFKKYYIYAISFNVICIYLFSKITEDVVDGELITKIDLWVNQKMVFLHSAILNKIMLGLTFVASPYTLLALVLLLLVFLIIKKKWYYALLFFFSLAGGTLFDILIKSWVHRPRPPVELLFVSGYSFPSGHAVLSTIFFGLLIYAFKDYFKNKILKALYIGVNIFLFILIGFSRVYLGVHWLSDVLAGIALGIFWLTFLILLFRLISFAVNYFKKPVP; this is encoded by the coding sequence ATGAGCATTGCTAATTTATTGCAAATTGTATCTCAACTTGGCCATTGGGGTTATTGGATTATTTTTTTATCCGCTTTGCTTGAGACCATACCGCTTGTCGGCGTATTTCTGCCCGGGTATACGGTTGTTATTGCCGGCGGTTTTTTTGCCAATATCGGATTGCTCAATATTTTTATGGTGATGGCGGTCGCGTCTTTGGGCGCCATCGCCGGTGATTTGGCGGGTTATGCGATTGGACGCAGATACGGCTATAATTTTGTAAAAAAATACGGCAAGTATTTCTTTTTCAAAGAAGAATATTTGGAAAGAACAAAAAAGTTGGTGGAAACCCATACCGGCAAAACACTCATTATCGGCAGATTCAATTTAATTACCAGATCTTTTGCCCCGTTTGCCGCCGGCCTGTCCGATATACCGCTAGCAAAATTTTTGTTTTTTAACCTCATCGGCGGCATCAGCTGGGCCGTTTCCTCGGTCTTGATCGGTTATATTTTTGGCGCCAGCTATGCGGTCGCTTCAAAATATATCGGACGCATAGTTTTTTGGGGAATAGTGGCCGGATTGTTTATGATTTACGGCTATCATTTCATCAATAAACGCCGGCATATTTTTAAAAAATATTATATTTACGCCATTTCCTTTAACGTGATTTGTATATATTTGTTTTCAAAAATCACCGAAGATGTAGTTGACGGTGAATTGATTACCAAAATTGATCTTTGGGTGAATCAAAAAATGGTTTTTCTCCATAGCGCGATTTTAAATAAAATAATGCTGGGTTTAACTTTTGTCGCCAGCCCCTATACATTGCTGGCGCTGGTCTTGTTGTTACTGGTATTTTTGATTATAAAAAAGAAATGGTATTATGCGCTTTTATTTTTTTTCAGTTTAGCCGGCGGAACGCTGTTTGATATTTTGATAAAATCTTGGGTTCACCGGCCGCGGCCGCCGGTGGAGCTGCTCTTCGTATCGGGGTATAGCTTCCCGAGCGGACACGCAGTGCTCTCAACCATATTTTTTGGCCTGCTGATCTATGCCTTTAAAGATTATTTTAAAAATAAAATTTTAAAAGCCCTATACATCGGCGTCAATATCTTTCTTTTTATTTTAATCGGTTTCAGCCGCGTGTATCTGGGCGTGCATTGGTTAAGCGATGTTTTGGCCGGAATTGCCCTAGGCATTTTTTGGCTGACATTTTTGATTTTGTTATTTCGGCTGATTTCATTCGCCGTCAATTATTTTAAGAAGCCCGTGCCTTGA